Genomic DNA from Gimesia aquarii:
CCAGAGCCCTGAGCATCACGATCATGGAGACGAAACTGCAGCAGCGGCTGCGAATGGTAAAGATGCATCAGATCATGCACATGCGAGTGCAGATGATCATAGTGATGATGCTTTGTTTGAGAAAACGAAGCACACACTTTCTTACATGACTATAGTTTTATGGGGAGTGATTGTCCTTGCCGGAATCGGCTTTGGTGCACTGATTAAAAATCCGAATAAGAAGACACTTGCGACAGTCGCAGGATGTGTTTTGGTTTCAGCAATTGGTATGCAGTTAGGAGCATATGCCAGTATTGGTTATCATCATTTTGGGCATGCAGCTGAACCGACGGATCAAGAAATTGAGATGGCAGAAACGATTCCCGCAGAGTATGCAAAGCAAAAAGAAAAAGTACCTGAACCCAAATTGGCTGGTACGTTTTTTAGTGTGTATTTCTGTATGACTGGCTTACATGCAATTCATATTGTAGGTGGAATGATTGCCATCAGTTGGCTTATTGTTCGGACTGTTCATGGCGCGTTTACAACTTATTACTTTGGGGCCGTGGATTTTGTAGGCCTGTATTGGCACCTGGTTGACTTAATCTGGATCTATCTATTCCCGTTGTTATACCTGATCAATTAGTGGATGTTGTTAATCCAATCAATGAGAAAGCTTTTGGGCTTCAAATTATTTTAATAAAAAGAGACGGAATTATTCATCATGTCAACTCATGCTGAAAGCGAGACTCACTCAGACGATACTCAAACTTGTGAGGTGCATATTGTACCTGTCAAAGTTTTAGTAGGAGTTTTTATAGTACTGGTTGCTTTAACTGTCCTCACAGTTGAAGCGGCTAAGTTTGATGTGGGACGAGCAGATGTCATTGTTTCGATGACGATTGCCACGATTAAGGCTTCGTTAGTTGTATTTATTTTTATGCACCTGTGGTACGATAAGCCTCTTAATCGAATTGCATTCTTTTTCTCAATTGTCTTTGCTGCCTTCTTTCTTTGTATGATTTTGCTAGACTCACATGCTTACGACGATTATGTTAAAGGATTTCAGCAAGACAAAGCTTCCAATGCTGTTATGCCTGCACCGGCACCAGCACCTGAAACGGCACCAGCTCAAAAATAATGTTGAACTTGATCAAGTTCTCTGTGACAATAAAGATATCTTTTGCTCATTCTTCTCATGATGAGCGCAAGTAACTACTCCTCGTTTAAGTACGATGGCAGGTTAGTATGTCCACTTTCCGGAGTCGAACTGTTCGAAATCGTTTTGCGCTGTTATTCACTTCTCGAGATCGGCTAAGCCAAAGAGATTTTGGTTTGGCAATTTTCCTGTTTAGTATCGCGGTTCTTTTTTTGGGTGGATTAGTCGCTTATATTATTGTGCGTGCTAATTTAGCTCAACATCATCAACCAGTGGCTCTCGTAATTCCCCCACTTCTTTGGTTGAGTACGGCTCTTCTGTTTTTGGGAAGTATTTCGATTCACCGTGCTTTGTATTTTGTCCGACAGGAAAAGCAACAGCAGTTTCGGAATTGTTTGAATCTGACGTTTCTTTTAGGTGGGGCTTTTTTTGTAATTCAAGCTTTAGGATTGGTTCATCTTCTCCGGCAACACTCAGAAATCCTACTTGGCGTAGAGCATCTCAAAAATGCGTATAATTATCCCAGTAGCTATGGTGTTCTTTTTTCCTTTGTATTACTGCACGCTGCTCATTTTCTGGTTGCCTTTGGTCTTCTGGGGATGATCATTTTTAGAGCGTATCTCAATCAGTATGACCATGAATATCATTGGGGAGTCCATGCCTGTTCGATAGTATGGCATTTTCTCGGAGCACTCTGGGTGATTATGTTGCTATTGTTCTGCTTTGTTGGATAAGTTGTTTGTCAATGAAGCTTTAAGAGCTCTTTCTTCATCCAGCTTGTGTTAATTTTACACAGCAGTCAATAGTGAACGGAACACCGAAAATTGAATATTCGCGATCATCATATCACTAGAGAGTGTTTCTCTATTTCCTCAGGCTTGTGGCTTTTAGTATCATTAGATTCTAAAGCTTTTGCTTTCTGAGATAGTGTTTCAGAAGACTCTGGTTTCTTTTTTGTATTTCATGATGCACCACCCTTCAAGTCAAATCGAATCTCAAACTGAAGAGGTGGAAGGCCGTTCCAACCTGTTTCGTATGGTGTTAGAGTCCGTTGTCTCGCTGGCGATTGCAGTGATTCTCTTCAGGACATTTCAAGCCGAAGGATATATGATTTCTACGGGATCTATGGCACCCTCCTTGTTGGGTTATCATAAACAGGTGATTTGTCCTCGGTGCGATTTTTCATTTACTTATGGTGTTGCATATGATGATTCCGTTTCAGGGAACCGCTTTCAGGCAAAAGGGCATTCGGATGGTGAATCATTTCAGCAGGCTGGTCAATATGCGACATGTCCTAACTGTGGTACGCATTCGATAGATTTATCGAATGTTCCAAGAAACGAAGGTGACCAGCTACTTGTCTTCAAACACGCTTATTATCTAAAGCCACCAGAACGCTGGAGTGTTGCTGTATTTCAAAATCCAATGAAACCAACACAAGCATATGTAAAAAGAGTGGTTGGTTTGCCGGGAGAGTCAGTTCAAGTTAGAAATGGTGATTTATATATTAATGGCAAAATTGAGCGTAAAAATCTAAAAATTCAACGTGCTGTTCGGTTACTGGTTTATGATCATCACTATCGACCGACTAAGGATGATTTCTTTCAACCGCGTTTACTGCCTGACGAGAGTGAGTCACCAAATGGGGATCACTTGAGGGGTAAAAGAGCTTGGGTTGCCAAAGAAGATGGTTTTATTTTTGACGAAAATCATGAAAGTTCACAGAATGTATCTAGCAGAAACGAATGGGCCTGGGTGAATTACCAACATTGGATACGACAAGGCGGACACTATGTGACATCAGTTTCACTTGAGGAGTGGCCCGCAGAGGTCGAAAAACCAGAACCGGTTTTAGCGAACATTGAATATGATGAAGAACAAAAAAAATTGATCTGTAAAGGGTCAATGTCGGCAGAGACTTGTCATCGATATCTTGATCAAACAGCAAATGAGGAATTCCGTTATGCGATTGCATTACTATATGAAAAATCGCATGTATCTCCTCTCTTTGATGATTATGGTTACAATACAGGAGTCGAAAATCAACAAGCAATTCCTGTTCACGATGTCATGTTTCAATGTGATTTGAAAGTCAATTCCGGAGTGGGCGAGTTTGCGATTGAAGTTTTTGAGGGACATCATAAGTTTAGAAATGTTTTTGACTTTCAGCAAAGACGAGTTTCGCTATTTGTAGATGGTCAAAAAAAAGCGATTCGTACTGGCAATCTTTCCGGTGATTTTCGGACTCGAACCGCATTGCTTGAGATGTCTGTTATGGACCGTCAGGTTTTGTTAGCCATCGATGGGCAATTGGTTTACAAGCCGCTTTTATATAGTGAGACCACAACTCCGCGGAAAGAAATTCGTGTACCCGTTCGATTTGGTGCCAATGGGGGTGATTTTTACGTTTCAAATCTAAAACTATTCCGAGATATTCACTACGCACGCGGTAAGGCGCTGCATGGTGTCGATGAATCTTATCAACTGGATCACCAGAGTTATTTTGTACTCGGTGACAATAGTCCCGTTTCATTAGACAGCCGGAGTTGGTCAGACGGAAAAGTAGACTATAAATACTTACTGGGGAAGCCTTTTTTGGTGCATTTACCCTCACGTCAAGGAGAGGTGAAAATCGGAGATCATGTTGGCCACATGCGCATTCCAGATTTCTCCCGAATTCGTTATATTCAGTGACAGTAATACTGGTTATTTTGCAATAAATTCCCTGAATTTCATAAAAATATTCATAAATCGATCCTTACAGCGAATAACTGAGACTAACTGAAAATAATCAACCGCAGTCTTAAGTTATCACTGAATTTTTGATAGGTCGTCTGAGATGGCAAAAAATGTTGAAAAAGCAAAAGCGAAAAAACTCCCCGTAGAGCAAACTGAAGAAAAGAAGGACGAAGGTGAAAAGGCTCGTGGCCGGCATAATGAAATTCGAGATACGTTAGAGTCGATCATTATTGCGTTAGTATTTGCATTTGTATTTCGTGCTTATTCAGCAGAAGCGTTTGTGATTCCAACGGGGTCGATGGCACCAACATTATATGGTCGCCATAAAGAATTGAGCTGTGCGGAGTGTGGTGTGAAATACGCGGTGGGCGCCAGTGATGAACTGATCGGAAAATCTGGGTATTATGATCCAGATAAGAAAGTCACGGGAGCTTATTGCCCCAACTGCCGGTACTATACTAATCTTAGGAATGCGTCTCCATTTACAGGGGACCGGATTATCGTCAATAAGTTTCCCTTTGATTTTGGAGATCCTGACCGTTGGGATGTGATCGTCTTCAAGTATCCGGAAGAAGCACAGACGAATTACATTAAGCGATTAGTTGGCTTACCCGGAGAACAAATTCAGATTTCCCGGGGAGATGTCTACGCTAGAAAAAATGAAAAAGAACCATTTCAGATTCTGCGTAAAGACAATTTGGAGAAACAACTGTCAGTTCAACAGTTAGTATACGATGACGATTATCCACCCAGGGAGATCTTAAATTACGATTGGCCTGAGCGGTGGTCACCCATGGCTCAGGTTTCCCCTAACGAGACGAAGTTCCAGAATTTGAAGAAGTCTGCCTGGGAAATTGATACTGACGCACGTGTTTACCAATTTCAAGGTAGCGCTCTGGCTGCGGGTATCAGAAATCTTCAATGGTTACGCTACCAGCATATTGTCCCGCGTCAATCAGAGTGGGCACTACTTGAAGAAAATCCAGAACTATTCAAACAGACGATGCAGTCATCCCCGCCTCAACCACGTTTAATCAATGATTATACAGCCTACAATGATTATTCAGGTGGATTGTCAAAAGGAAGTTTTAAATATGATGCCGCTTTTTGGGTCGGCGATTTGACAGTCAGTTTTGATGTTGAAATTCAGACGGATGAAGGTGAATTTTTCGTTGAACTGATGCGGGGAGATCGCCATTATCGGGTACGTTTTGATATCAAGACGGGTCAGGCAAAGTTGTATTATGTAGAAGATTTTCCTAATCCCGAGCCTGTTGAAGTTGAGCTGACAACTGTGGAAACGGTTTTAAAAGGGAAAGGATCGCATTCGGTGATGTTTGCTAATGTTGATCAGAGGCTCTGTTTATGGATTGATGGTTCGGAAGTAAGTTTCGAAAACAAAACGGAATATGAACCGCCGGTTTCTCCTGCACCTCGCGATGGTGATCTCGCTCCTGTAGGAATTGCGGGACTCAATGTTGATTTTGTAGTTTCTCATTTATTGTTGCAGCGCGATATTTATTATCGTGCAGTTGAGTATTATCAGAATCAGGAATATTCTGGCGATCGGTCACACCTTTGGGAATTACTTTGGGATCCGGCAGCATGGAGTCGGCAATATGAAGACCATCGTCAACAGGTACGATTTGAGAAATTGTCAGACGATGAGTTTTTCGTGCTGGGAGATAACTCAGCGCGCAGTGCAGATAGTCGTCTTTGGGATAATAAGCGAAAAGCCGAACGGCGTCACGCAGTTCCTCGCTCTGCCCTGGTTGGAAAAGCGTTCATGATTTATTGGCCACATGGCATTCCGTTTCTGAATGATGGTCGTGGCTATTCACCTAATGTAGGGCCATTGAAGAGATTTTTCTATCATCAGACTTCGCCAGGTTCCTATCCCAGAGATCCTTACGCTAAGCTGTCATTTCCGTTTTACCCTA
This window encodes:
- a CDS encoding cytochrome c oxidase subunit 3, translating into MNTAATTTTDEHVDSHDHEHHDSRLAHHFDSHQQQFDTGKLGIWLFLVTEVLFFSGLFGFYAVYRSLHPEVFLYASQFLDTVLGAANTVVLLFSSLTMAWGVRCAQLGQTRGLLVCLVTTLACAAIFLGVKSFEYTEKAHHGLLWAGMYQSPEHHDHGDETAAAAANGKDASDHAHASADDHSDDALFEKTKHTLSYMTIVLWGVIVLAGIGFGALIKNPNKKTLATVAGCVLVSAIGMQLGAYASIGYHHFGHAAEPTDQEIEMAETIPAEYAKQKEKVPEPKLAGTFFSVYFCMTGLHAIHIVGGMIAISWLIVRTVHGAFTTYYFGAVDFVGLYWHLVDLIWIYLFPLLYLIN
- a CDS encoding cytochrome C oxidase subunit IV family protein, with translation MSTHAESETHSDDTQTCEVHIVPVKVLVGVFIVLVALTVLTVEAAKFDVGRADVIVSMTIATIKASLVVFIFMHLWYDKPLNRIAFFFSIVFAAFFLCMILLDSHAYDDYVKGFQQDKASNAVMPAPAPAPETAPAQK
- the lepB gene encoding signal peptidase I, whose amino-acid sequence is MAKNVEKAKAKKLPVEQTEEKKDEGEKARGRHNEIRDTLESIIIALVFAFVFRAYSAEAFVIPTGSMAPTLYGRHKELSCAECGVKYAVGASDELIGKSGYYDPDKKVTGAYCPNCRYYTNLRNASPFTGDRIIVNKFPFDFGDPDRWDVIVFKYPEEAQTNYIKRLVGLPGEQIQISRGDVYARKNEKEPFQILRKDNLEKQLSVQQLVYDDDYPPREILNYDWPERWSPMAQVSPNETKFQNLKKSAWEIDTDARVYQFQGSALAAGIRNLQWLRYQHIVPRQSEWALLEENPELFKQTMQSSPPQPRLINDYTAYNDYSGGLSKGSFKYDAAFWVGDLTVSFDVEIQTDEGEFFVELMRGDRHYRVRFDIKTGQAKLYYVEDFPNPEPVEVELTTVETVLKGKGSHSVMFANVDQRLCLWIDGSEVSFENKTEYEPPVSPAPRDGDLAPVGIAGLNVDFVVSHLLLQRDIYYRAVEYYQNQEYSGDRSHLWELLWDPAAWSRQYEDHRQQVRFEKLSDDEFFVLGDNSARSADSRLWDNKRKAERRHAVPRSALVGKAFMIYWPHGIPFLNDGRGYSPNVGPLKRFFYHQTSPGSYPRDPYAKLSFPFYPNFSRMKRIR
- the lepB gene encoding signal peptidase I, whose translation is MMHHPSSQIESQTEEVEGRSNLFRMVLESVVSLAIAVILFRTFQAEGYMISTGSMAPSLLGYHKQVICPRCDFSFTYGVAYDDSVSGNRFQAKGHSDGESFQQAGQYATCPNCGTHSIDLSNVPRNEGDQLLVFKHAYYLKPPERWSVAVFQNPMKPTQAYVKRVVGLPGESVQVRNGDLYINGKIERKNLKIQRAVRLLVYDHHYRPTKDDFFQPRLLPDESESPNGDHLRGKRAWVAKEDGFIFDENHESSQNVSSRNEWAWVNYQHWIRQGGHYVTSVSLEEWPAEVEKPEPVLANIEYDEEQKKLICKGSMSAETCHRYLDQTANEEFRYAIALLYEKSHVSPLFDDYGYNTGVENQQAIPVHDVMFQCDLKVNSGVGEFAIEVFEGHHKFRNVFDFQQRRVSLFVDGQKKAIRTGNLSGDFRTRTALLEMSVMDRQVLLAIDGQLVYKPLLYSETTTPRKEIRVPVRFGANGGDFYVSNLKLFRDIHYARGKALHGVDESYQLDHQSYFVLGDNSPVSLDSRSWSDGKVDYKYLLGKPFLVHLPSRQGEVKIGDHVGHMRIPDFSRIRYIQ
- a CDS encoding cytochrome c oxidase subunit 3, whose product is MSTFRSRTVRNRFALLFTSRDRLSQRDFGLAIFLFSIAVLFLGGLVAYIIVRANLAQHHQPVALVIPPLLWLSTALLFLGSISIHRALYFVRQEKQQQFRNCLNLTFLLGGAFFVIQALGLVHLLRQHSEILLGVEHLKNAYNYPSSYGVLFSFVLLHAAHFLVAFGLLGMIIFRAYLNQYDHEYHWGVHACSIVWHFLGALWVIMLLLFCFVG